TCCAACCTTAATATTGCCGAACGGCGGCTTCCTCAGGATGGACGCTGTCGCCTCAAAATAAAGGAAAAAGAGATAGACATCAGGGTCTCCACCCTGCCCACTATTTACGGGGAGAAGGTGGTTTTGCGGATATTAGATAAAGAGGCGGCGGCTACAGATATTAAGGAGTTAGGATTGGAAAAAAGTGACCTGGAAAAATTTAAGGCCTGCCTCCAACTTCCCTACGGGATGTTTCTTTTAACAGGTCCTACCGGAAGCGGGAAGACAAGCACCCTTTATGCCGGCCTTAATTCTATCAATGACCCGGGCCGCAATATCATCACCGTGGAGGACCCCGTAGAATATGAGCTAAAAGGAATAAACCAGGTTCAGGTAAAGCCCAGTATTGGCCTTACCTTTGCTGCTACCTTGCGACATATCTTGCGTCAGGACCCTAATGTCATTATGGTGGGCGAAATAAGAGATCAGGAGACGGCGGAGATAGCCATCCGGGCAGCCCTTACCGGTCACTTAGTTCTTTCCACTCTCCATACCAATAATAGCATAGCCGCTGTTAGCCGTCTGATGGATATGGGGATTGAGGCTCACTTTATCGCCTCTTCTTTAAATTTAGTTATGGCACAGCGTTTGGTTCGCCGCCTCTGTCCCCATTGCCGTGAGATTCATTCCCCAGACGAGAATTTACTGGACCAGCTGTCTGCCAGCAGAATGGGAAAGGATATTATAGAGGGGGCTAAAATATTCTCTCGTGGGAAGGGCTGCTCACATTGCGATTATATCGGTTATCGGGGTAGATGTGGCATCTTTGAGGCATTTGAATTAAACGAAAGGATAAAAAAGCTCATTCTTGATGGTAAAAAGGAGCAAGAGCTGCGGGATCAGGCCTACCTCGGAGGAATGAAGAATCTCCGGGAGAGGGGACTGGAAAAAGTAGTAGCCGGTTTGACCACATTAGAAGAAGTATTAGGAGCTACATTTGGGGGAGAAGATAGAAATTAGGACACTTCTAAAGGCAGCAGTTCAGATGGGTGCCTCAGATTTACATCTTACGGTTCAGCGTCCACCTCAGGCAAGAGTGGCAGGTGAGCTTGTCTCTATCCCTGAGTTAGAACTTCTGACCCCCGATGACTGCCAGCGGTTGGCCTATGAACTTCTAAATGATACCGAGAGGAAGACCTTTGAACAAGAAAAGGAAATAGACCTCTCATATGGAGTTTCCGGCCTGGGTCGTTTTCGGATAAATCTTTATTTTCAGCGGGGTTCTGTGGGAGCCTCTATTCGGGCTCTTCCCTATTCCATTCCTTCTTTTAAGGAGTTGGGGCTCCCGGAGAAGACTATGGCACATCTGGCAGTCTTGCCATATGGGTTGATTCTGGTAAGCGGTCCTACCGGAAGCGGAAAGACAACCACCATGGCTTCTATTATTGAGTATATCAACCAGGAGCGCTCGGTTCATATTATCTCTATTGAGGACCCCATTGAGTATCTTTATCATCATAAGAAAAGCACCGTTGCACAGCGGGAGATCGGCTCAGATACCACCTCTTTTGCCCGGGCCCTGCGACATGTTTTGCGCCAGGACCCAAATGTGATTCTTATTGGGGAGATTCGGGATCCGGAAACAGCGCGAGCGGCTCTTCGCATTGCCGAAACGGGACACCTTGTCATTTCCACTGTGCACAGCGGGGAGGTGGTTCAGGTGATGAGCCGGATAGTGGATATGTTTCCTGCCTCCGAACAGAATGAGATTCGGGTTAGCCTTTCACTTACACTGCGGGCAATTATAGTCCAGCAACTTATTCCTCGGAAGGGAAAAGCAGGGCGGGTCCTGGCTACAGAAATGATGTTAAGCACCCCGGGTATTCAGAACCTTATCCGCGAGGGAAAGTATAATCAAATTTATACACAGATTCAGTTAGGAGGAGGAGAGTCTATGCACACTATGAACTCTTCCCTGCACCGGCTTTATCTTGAAGGGCAGATAGAGGAAGAGATTATGTTTAAACACAGTTCTACGCCCAAGGAATTAAAGGCTTTGCTTAAAGAAGGAAGGGCCTAAAAATGCCCAGGTTTTCTTACATTGCCAAGGATACTTCCGGGGGAAATTTTCATGAAGTAGTGGATATGGCTTCTGTCGGAGAGGTCATCTCTTCTCTGCGCAGACGGGGGCTTATTCCTCTTTCTATTACTCCTGTCTCTGCCAGAACTATTTTTAAGGAAAGAAAAGGGGAGCAAAAAGGGGGTCGCCTGCGAGCAGGGGATATCGCCGCCTTTTTTCGCCAGTTATCCACGATGTTGGGTGCGGGAGTAAGTCTTGCTGATGCTGTTGATGACCTAAGCGAGGGGGTAGGAAATATTGCCTTGCAGAGAATTTTGCAAGAGGTGAAGAAGGATATTTCTCGTGGGGATTCCTTTTCCAGGGCACTAAGTAAACACCAGAAGGTGTTCTCTTCTTTAACTATCTCTATGATTAGTGCCGGGGAGGAAAGTGGCAACTTAGATGGGGTTTTAAGTGACCTTTCTACTTATTTAGAGAACGAGCTGGCCCTGCGTCGCAAGATAAAATCGGCTACCAGTTATCCTATCTTTATCGGCTTCTTCTTTCTCGGGGCAACAGCCTTCGTCACCTTCTTTCTCCTTCCCCGCTTTCAGGCCATATTTGCCGAGATGGGTGTAGATTTGCCCCTCTTTACCCGGATAGTCCTTGGAATCAGTTCCTTTTTAGTAGGCAATATCATCTGGGGGTGTGGAATAGTTGTTCTTATTATTATCTTTTTTGTCGCCTACAGCCGCACTTCTGCTGGACATTATAATTTGGACTATCTTAAATTAAAGATACCCTTTGTGGGGAAATTCTTACAGCAAGTAGCATTAGGTCGCTTCAGCCAGACCTTAAGCACACTGCAAAGAGGAGGAATTCCGATTCTTACTTCTCTGGAGATTGCCGGGCACACCTCGGGGAATCTTTTTCTCACCAGAGCCATTGAAGCAGTGCATCGGGGGTTGGTCAAGGGGGGTATGGTCTCGGAGGGGCTGGCTAAGAATGTCATTTTTCCCCGAATGATGGTGCGTATGGTGATGGTGGGCGAGGAGACGGGAAAGATGGAGGAGATGTTAGACAGAGTTCACAAGGCCTACCAGGATGAGGTAGAGTCAGCCATTACCTCTATGAGCGCCATCATTGAACCTCTTCTTATTGTTATACTTGGAGCAATTGTAGGTGTAACCGTTCTGGCTATCTATCTGCCCATATTCAGGATAGCAGGAGCGGTAAAGTAGAGCACCAGAGCACCAGGGAAAGATAGGGAGTAAAAGTGGCAGAGAAAGGGTATAAAAAGTTGATTGTTTGGCAGAAAGCTGATGAATTAGCCTATCAAGTTTATTTAGATACCAAGTCTTTTTCTAAAGAAGAGATTTATGGAATTACTTCTCAACTAAGAAGAGCGGTTTTATCCGTGCCTACAAATATTGTTGAAGGTTATGGAAGACAAGGCAAGAAAGAATTAAGGCAGTTTATAAACATGGCATTAGGCTCCCTGGCTGAAACAGAATATCTTTTAGATTTCTCTTTAAAGTTGGGATATCTAAACCACAAAAGCCACAAAAAACTTCAAGATTTACGTCAGGAGGTAGGAAACTTACTGTGAGGATAAATGGGGTCAACTCTATTTTCTTTTTTTAATAATACTACATTGGTTTTTTAGAGAAAATAGAGTTGACCCCATTTATCACGGACTTTTCGGGTCTTTTTAACCGATTCTCTGTACTAGGACAGAAAGATGGAAGAACTTGTACAG
The sequence above is a segment of the bacterium Unc6 genome. Coding sequences within it:
- a CDS encoding type IV pili twitching motility protein PilT, which encodes MGEKIEIRTLLKAAVQMGASDLHLTVQRPPQARVAGELVSIPELELLTPDDCQRLAYELLNDTERKTFEQEKEIDLSYGVSGLGRFRINLYFQRGSVGASIRALPYSIPSFKELGLPEKTMAHLAVLPYGLILVSGPTGSGKTTTMASIIEYINQERSVHIISIEDPIEYLYHHKKSTVAQREIGSDTTSFARALRHVLRQDPNVILIGEIRDPETARAALRIAETGHLVISTVHSGEVVQVMSRIVDMFPASEQNEIRVSLSLTLRAIIVQQLIPRKGKAGRVLATEMMLSTPGIQNLIREGKYNQIYTQIQLGGGESMHTMNSSLHRLYLEGQIEEEIMFKHSSTPKELKALLKEGRA
- a CDS encoding four helix bundle protein encodes the protein MAEKGYKKLIVWQKADELAYQVYLDTKSFSKEEIYGITSQLRRAVLSVPTNIVEGYGRQGKKELRQFINMALGSLAETEYLLDFSLKLGYLNHKSHKKLQDLRQEVGNLL